One part of the Mycosarcoma maydis chromosome 18, whole genome shotgun sequence genome encodes these proteins:
- a CDS encoding Ste20-like kinase Don3 — translation MPNLPLPSRSPLLGSRKALRDPSPAPPTPTRTSSASPFPPSSSSSLASFSAAASSTSIPGPSTPLHSPTRLAASGKELSEQYELLEKIGAGSFGTVYKAMHKQSRQIVAIKQVDLEDSDDDISEIQQEIAHLAQCDSQWVTRYYGSFVKGYKLWIIMEYLAGGSCLDLLKAGSFSEAHIAIICRELLLGLEYLHNEGKIHRDIKAANVLLSASGKVKLADFGVAAQLSNNKSRRNTFVGTPFWMAPEVIRQAGYDYKADIWSLGITAIEMAKGEPPLAEYHPMRVLFLIPKAKSPTLQGNFSSAFKDFVDLCLIKDPKHRPSTKELLSHRFIKYAKKTLLLTELIEKHQEYKSRGATRGGAIVRDHLRGLNPSESTIGGATVMSEWQFDTMRSSMSTYDDPHPANAAEHHSHLDAHLHVWPNSGRAPPATMDERAGYNTVRGARPAGHLMDALDSAMHTPVRNNTLRAHRAARAGDHDDISDLSAEAFSSSDALNHSSSTPATSTASGPTTPAEKVPDSVHVDALTASFQGIKASDDAAANRYLAAGLGRNAAAASSTSHLSPPSVSALAASTVDVSTAAATLASAEPGSTATLHIRCARDGKASPSHSRNNSAASSSRSTETRPRRSSWNERNDINGTVLKEADVANGLETLRPVRRLDATGSAQASQQYMASLRSGSAPSGLDKSGEPLAADPGSPQRALRHSRSALASSSSTAQPHATAGENLVRDVILPVMDRAKQQELDAAEVEALNMISKGFQDLSMLNSRLAYSTIVDLLLSINDNEQARENLSTTFRQKLSRPQVTKLQPMPPAEEASRSPIADLLYGRWLEGLRTRWMGY, via the coding sequence ATGCCCAACCTACCACTACCTTCAAGGTCTCCCTTGCTTGGGTCGCGCAAAGCGTTGCGCGACCCCAGCCCTGCACCACCAACTCCTACACGCACCAGCTCCGCATCTCCATTTCCAccatcctcctcttcctccttaGCATCTTTCtccgcagcagcttcgtccACGTCAATACCAGGTCCAAGCACTCCGCTCCATTCTCCTACCAGGCTCGCCGCTTCCGGCAAGGAGCTTTCCGAACAGtacgagctgctcgaaaagatcgGTGCCGGCTCCTTTGGTACTGTCTACAAAGCCATGCACAAGCAGTCGCGCCAGATCGTTGCCAtcaagcaagtcgatctcgaagactcggacgacgacattAGCGAGATCCAACAGGAGATCGCCCATCTCGCTCAGTGCGACAGCCAATGGGTCACACGCTACTACGGAAGCTTTGTAAAAGGCTACAAGCTCTGGATCATTATGGAGTATCTAGCAGGTGGATCCTGTCTTGATTTGCTCAAGGCCGGCTCCTTTTCCGAAGCGCACATTGCCATCATCTGTCgcgagctcctcctcggtctcgagtaCCTCCACAATGAAGGCAAGATTCATCGTGACATCAAGGCCGCCAACGTGCTTCTCTCAGCAAGCGGCAAagtcaagctcgccgactTTGGTGTTGCCGCACAGCTCTCCAACAACAAGTCAAGACGCAACACGTTTGTCGGTACGCCTTTCTGGATGGCGCCCGAAGTCATCCGTCAAGCCGGTTACGACTACAAGGCCGACATCTGGTCCCTCGGTATCACCGCCATCGAAATGGCCAAAGGCGAACCCCCGCTCGCCGAATACCATCCCATGCGCGTTCTCTTTCTCATCCCCAAAGCCAAGAGCCCCACGCTCCAAGGCAATTTTTCTTCCGCCTTCAAGGACTTTGTCGATCTCTGCCTCATCAAGGATCCCAAACATCGTCCCTCCACCAAGGAGCTCCTCTCGCATCGCTTTATCAAGTACGCCAAAAAGACGCTCCTCCTCACCGAACTCATCGAAAAGCATCAAGAGTACAAGTCACGCGGCGCTACACGCGGTGGCGCCATTGTCCGCGACCACCTGCGCGGCCTCAACCCATCCGAGTCCACCATTGGCGGCGCCACCGTGATGAGCGAGTGGCAGTTTGATACCATGCGCTCCTCCATGTCAACCTATGACGATCCGCACCCTGCTAACGCCGCAGAGCACCACAGCCACTTGGACGCCCATCTACATGTCTGGCCAAACTCGGGCCGTGCTCCACCTGCCACCATGGACGAGCGCGCAGGCTACAACACGGTCCGAGGCGCACGCCCCGCTGGCCACCTCATGGACGCTCTCGACAGCGCCATGCATACCCCTGTGCGTAACAATACACTCCgcgcgcatcgagctgctaGAGCGGGCGATCACGACGACATTTCAGATCTATCCGCAGAggccttttcgagcagcgatgcaCTCAACCATTCCTCCAGCACACCCGCTACCTCGACCGCCTCTGGTCCTACAACGCCAGCAGAAAAGGTACCCGACTCGGTCCACGTTGACGCGCTGACCGCCTCATTCCAAGGCATCAAGGCCTCggatgatgctgctgccaaccGCTATCTTGCCGCCGGGCTTGGCAGAAATGCGGCAgccgcttcctccacctcTCATCTGTCTCCACCATCCGTGAGCGCTTTGGCGGCGAGCACGGTCGATGTTTCCACCGCAGCTGCTACACTGGCATCGGCTGAACCCGGTTCCACCGCTACTCTGCACATCCGATGTGCTCGCGACGGCAAGGCTTCCCCAAGCCACAGCAGAAACAACTCGGCGGCATCCTCATCTCGTTCCACAGAGACGCGCCCACGTCGAAGCAGTTGGAACGAGCGAAACGACATCAACGGCACTGTGCTCAAGGAAGCCGATGTGGCCAATGGATTAGAGACACTCCGACCAGTGCGCCGACTCGATGCCACCGGCTCAGCCCAAGCCAGTCAGCAATACATGGccagcttgcgcagcgGTTCAGCTCCCTCCGGATTGGACAAGTCGGGCGAACCTCTTGCAGCGGACCCAGGTTCACCGCAGCGAGCGTTGCGCCACTCGCGCTCGGCACTCGCAAGCTCTTCGAGCACCGCCCAGCCGCACGCCACTGCGGGCGAGAACCTGGTACGCGACGTCATCTTGCCCGTCATGGATcgcgccaagcagcaggagctagatgcagccgaggtggaagcgctcAACATGATCTCGAAAGGCTTTCAAGATCTCAGCATGCTCAATTCACGTCTGGCTTACTCGAccatcgtcgatctgctgcttAGCATCAACGACAACGAACAGGCACGCGAGAACCTTTCAACAACGTTTAGGCAAAAACTCTCGCGTCCTCAGGTCACCAAGTTGCAGCCGATGCCGCCAGCCGAAGAGGCGTCTAGATCGCCCATCGCCGACTTGCTATATGGCAGGTGGCTAGAGGGTCTACGTACGCGATGGATGGGCTACTGA
- a CDS encoding putative calmodulin-dependent protein kinase type 1: protein MASSNPQTVPCAYKTGRTLGQGTYAVVKEAVHIKTGQYYACKVISKKLMEGREHMVRNEIQALKRVSQGHRSIVTLVDYFETMNNLYLVTDLCVGGELFDRICERGNYYEKDAAHIVRTIVDAVVYLHDQGIVHRDLKPENLLFRDKTEESDLLIADFGLSRVVDDEKITVLSTTCGTPGYMAPEIFKKTGHGKPVDMWAIGVITYFLLCGYTPFDRDTTMEEMQAIINADYRFEPTQYWEDVSEDAKDFINKLLTIDPAKRLSAKEALQHRWLQEAAPTEGGAQPVASAEQKDLLPDIKSAFNAKRTFRKAVNGIRLINRLRTNEQQPNKEEIEKLRQTIREAEDESSNLDQVLLAQETRAAN, encoded by the coding sequence ATGGCCTCGTCAAATCCGCAAACGGTGCCATGCGCGTACAAGACGGGCCGTACGCTCGGCCAAGGCACATACGCTGTGGTCAAGGAAGCAGTGCACATCAAAACAGGCCAATACTACGCATGCAAAGTGATTTCGAAAAAACTGATGGAGGGACGAGAACACATGGTTCGCAATGAGATCCAAGCGCTCAAACGCGTGTCGCAGGGACATCGATCCATCGTCACGCTCGTCGACTACTTTGAAACGATGAACAACCTCTACCTGGTCACGGATCTGTGTGTAGGAGGTGAACTGTTCGATCGGATCTGTGAGCGCGGCAACTATTACGAAAAGGATGCGGCTCATATCGTTCGTACCATTGTGGATGCAGTTGTCTACTTGCACGATCAAGGCATCGTCCATCGTGATCTGAAACCCGAAAACCTTTTGTTTAGGGACAAGACGGAAGAGAGTGATCTTTTGATTGCTGACTTTGGTCTGTCGAGGGTAGTGGATGATGAAAAGATCACGGTGCTTTCGACCACCTGCGGTACACCCGGGTATATGGCACCCGAGATCTTTAAAAAGACGGGTCACGGTAAACCCGTCGACATGTGGGCGATCGGCGTGATTACCTACTTTCTCCTGTGCGGCTATACCCCGTTCGATCGCGACACGACAATGGAAGAGATGCAAGCGATCATCAATGCCGACTATCGATTCGAACCCACGCAGTACTGGGAAGACGTTTCGGAGGATGCCAAAGACTTTATCAACAAGCTGCTGACGATTGACCCTGCAAAACGTCTTAGCGCTAAAGAGGCATTGCAGCACCGATGGTTGCAAGAAGCGGCTCCCACCGAAGGCGGTGCTCAACCCGTCGCTAGTGCAGAACAGAAGGATCTGCTCCCAGACATCAAGAGCGCTTTCAACGCCAAGCGCACTTTCCGAAAGGCAGTCAACGGAATTCGTCTCATCAATAGGTTGAGGACCAACGAACAGCAACCCAACAAGGAAGAGATTGAAAAGTTGAGACAGACCATCAGGGAGGCAGAGGATGAATCCAGCAATCTGGACCAGGTCCTACTGGCGCAAGAAACTCGCGCGGCCAACTGA
- a CDS encoding histone methyltransferase DOT1 (related to protein-lysine N-methyltransferase) has product MINFFGGKAPTAAQPASSTSTAVNGARFASVSTSSSASASAAGQPPLKKTKIAPSPVTVVTTVKKKVAPPTSVEPRDPIAALSGYNSKNALPEEKRRRIIEERLAAQRQKSIESSLEAQLRAPTKSLSKSQSASSTSRRSAASFSKPKTKKPRKKVVDSDSDHDEFGDYGKSSRKPSTAPSTPRASKRTSVDPHPTSDSYQKVGRDGVQPNYTVPRDIRASTSPTNTTAIPIDTQSRPSKPISSADIVTANIKNYGPYFNGLGDAPRAVLEYPGTDASEEFLLLVPKDADEYDPLMELLATVRAIVTHYLTPEQRKAFGSLDSLEVSNNAGMILPSATHGASASTSAVCNMVAALTDSNGINGARAKSADLLDGQGSKAERRNHLVGAGTYKDTGSMTPEPHANGISQTAPVSPTSQTSGISASAGGSSVAKTVLVNNALLRLDSPAPTELSVASDHSSTPAASCGTDPDSILRSFTKARNRRDGPLFMRTLARFNSALAALRDTGALAANIADLGSCTGVPEGIWRLIQDQVYARVVGPRVEELGRYQAFSDNVYGELLPRFMSEIAQLTLLGPEKVFVDLGSGVGNLLIQTSLQTGAEAYGCEMMRIPASLASQQVVEAQLRWAAWGLRGGSAIEAWQGDFGDHGGVRDVLKRADVVLVNNYAFLPKTNENLSLLFLDLPDGAKVVSLKPFVPPDFRLTQRTLSSPLAILRVTERLYTSGCVSWADGGGKYYIQEVDRSLVREFLQNAGAATRAKRGKVSEGDDTVAASDLMVGQDVRRKRWKAALQDDDEDDDEF; this is encoded by the coding sequence ATGATCAATTTCTTCGGCGGCAAGGCGCCAACAGCCGCTCAGCCGgcatcatcaacatcgacTGCTGTCAATGGCGCTAGATTCGCATCCGTATCGacatcctcttccgcttccgcttccgctgcaGGCCAGCCCCCCCTCAAAAAGACCAAAATCGCTCCATCACCCGTCACAGTCGTCACCACTGTTAAGAAAAAGGTGGCTCCACCCACATCCGTAGAGCCACGTGATCCCATCGCTGCACTTTCCGGCTACAACTCCAAAAATGCGCTCCCCGAGGAGAAGCGTCGGCGCATCATCGAAGAGaggcttgctgctcagcgaCAAAAGTCGATCGAGTCCAGTCTCGAGGCTCAGTTGAGAGCTCCCACCAAATCTTTGTCCAAATCTCAATCTGCCAGTTCAACTTCCAGACGTTCCGCTGCATCTTTCTCCAAGCCAAAGACAAAGAAACCACGCAAAAAGGTGGTCGACTCGGACTCTGACCATGACGAATTTGGTGATTATGGCAAATCATCTCGCAAGCCCAGCACCGCTCCTTCCACCCCTCGTGCATCTAAGCGCACCAGCGTCGATCCACATCCGACCTCAGATAGCTACCAGAAAGTAGGCAGAGATGGGGTTCAACCAAATTATACTGTTCCTCGCGACATTCGCGCATCAACTTCCCCAACAAATACCACTGCAATACCAATAGACACCCAGTCCAGGCCTAGCAAGCCAATCTCGTCGGCCGACATTGTCACCGCCAACATCAAAAACTACGGCCCCTACTTCAATGGCCTCGGCGATGCTCCGCGTGCTGTGCTCGAGTATCCTGGTACAGACGCATCGGAAGAATTCCTGCTACTCGTCCCCAAGGATGCTGATGAGTACGATCCATTGATGGAGCTCCTCGCCACCGTTCGTGCCATTGTGACACACTACCTCACCCCGGAGCAGCGCAAAGCCTTTGGCTCTCTCGACAGTTTGGAAGTTTCCAACAACGCCGGTATGATCCTACCCAGTGCTACCCATGGTGCCTCAGCCTCAACAAGCGCCGTTTGCAACATGGTGGCGGCACTCACCGACTCGAATGGCATCAACGGCGCACGTGCCAAGTCAGCCGACTTGCTCGATGGCCAGGGCTCCAAGGCTGAGCGCAGAAACCACCTAGTCGGTGCTGGAACGTATAAAGACACCGGATCCATGACACCAGAGCCACACGCCAACGGCATCTCACAGACAGCACCTGTGTCTCCCACCTCGCAGACTAGCGGTATCAGTGCATCGGCGGGTGGCAGCTCGGTCGCTAAAACGGTTCTAGTCAACAATGCACTGCTTCGCCTAGATTCTCCTGCTCCCACCGAGCTCTCAGTTGCTTCAGACCACTCCTCCACCCCGGCTGCATCTTGCGGCACCGATCCAGATTCTATCCTTCGCTCCTTCACCAAAGCACGCAATCGCCGCGATGGACCCCTGTTTATGCGAACGCTCGCACGTTTCAACTCGGCGCTCGCCGCTTTGCGCGACACTGGCGCACTGGCAGCCAACATTGCCGATCTCGGCTCTTGCACCGGTGTTCCCGAGGGCATCTGGCGTTTGATCCAGGACCAAGTGTATGCACGAGTCGTCGGTCCACGCGTTGAAGAACTCGGTCGCTATCAAGCGTTCTCCGACAACGTCTATGGCGAGTTGCTTCCGCGCTTCATGTCCGAGATTGCCCAACTCACCCTCTTGGGACCGGAAAAGGTGTTTGTCGATCTGGGCTCGGGTGTCGGCAACCTGTTGATCCAGACGAGTCTGCAGACGGGTGCCGAAGCGTATGGATGCGAGATGATGCGCATCCCTGCTTCGCTGGCGAGTCAACAGGTTGTCGAGGCGCAGCTGCGCTGGGCCGCGTGGGGTCTGCGCGGCGGCTCAGCGATTGAAGCATGGCAGGGTGATTTCGGCGATCATGGCGGCGTGCGCGACGTGCTGAAACGCGCCGATGTGGTGCTGGTCAACAACTACGCGTTTCTGCCCAAGACCAACGAAAACCTCTCGTTACTCTTTCTCGACTTGCCCGATGGCGCTAAAGTGGTTTCGCTGAAACCGTTCGTCCCGCCCGACTTCCGGTTGACACAGAGAACGCTCAGTAGTCCATTGGCGATCCTAAGGGTCACAGAGAGATTGTATACCTCGGGTTGTGTGAGTTGGGCCGATGGTGGCGGAAAGTATTACATCCAGGAGGTGGACAGGAGCTTGGTGAGGGAGTTTTTGCAGAATGCAGGAGCAGCCACGAGAGCCAAGAGGGGGAAGGTGAGCGAGGGAGACGACACGGTGGCCGCGAGCGATCTTATGGTCGGTCAGGATGTGAGGCGCAAGCGATGGAAGGCTGCACTTCaggacgatgatgaggacgacgacgaattTTGA